The following are encoded in a window of Sminthopsis crassicaudata isolate SCR6 chromosome 3, ASM4859323v1, whole genome shotgun sequence genomic DNA:
- the LOC141563953 gene encoding selenoprotein N-like — protein sequence MDLSESPGPNESRPPPRPPARPCPRPRRPRDLALLAAVLGALLALAARGYVGSRESQAGGPRESATTRRKTMFFFSALDVNRDMYISAEEFKPIAEMLRVITPLTDSENAQEAVKEEKFSLKEKLTVVARFQPLLLDTMSNSKSGFKEISDIILSGIKNWTNPALSSSVFSASQFKAFLPPRNDMELGEIWWIIPDTVLTTGVYLSDNRFYPPPPKGKEVIIHKLLSMFHPRPFVKTRFGPQGTVACLTAISNSYYTIAFRIHAEFQLNQPLHYPFWFCPSQFTGHIILSKDSSHVQDFKLFVPNERSLNVGLQWLHGPLLNPHVDLGYLPQMELEASGPSMPSIIQDEKSNETDSCLPSEAASQLKMEDILWQQELSREEAAQQLERAMYDFKKVQYLPFTKAFDRARAEKKLVHSIILWGALDDQSCUGSGHTLRSIVLKNSSILTLLNEKFISTWSLFEDLEKILNEENKFYKKLAQLQLEKYKFPVESLVCLPNGTVVNNIHANDFLFKTPPGHQENEKILASYSPMSLKSPEIYEEFLREGLRRAQVFFQP from the exons ATGGACCTTTCCGAGAGCCCGGGGCCCAACGAGTCCCGCCCACCCCCGAGGCCCCCGGCCCGTCCGTGCCCCCGCCCTCGCCGCCCTCGGGACCTGGCGCTGCTGGCGGCCGTGCTGGGGGCGCTGCTGGCCCTCGCCGCCCGGGGCTACGTGGGCTCCAGGGAGTCCCAAGCCGGAGGGCCGCGG GAGTCCGCCACGACCCGGAGGAAGACTATGTTCTTCTTCTCGGCTCTGGACGTGAACAGGGACATGTACATTAGCGCCGAGGAGTTCAAGCCCATCGCTGAGATGCTGAGAG TGATAACGCCTCTCACCGACTCCGAGAACGCCCAGGAGGCGGTGAAGGAGGAGAAGTTCTCTCTCAAGGAGAAGCTGACTGTGGTAGCTCGATTCCAGCCTCTGCTACTGGACACCATGTCCAACAGTAAAAGTGGCTTCAAAGAG ATTTCTGATATTATACTTTCTGGGATAAAAAACTGGACAAACCCTGCACTATCATCCAGTGTATTCTCTGCCAGCCAATTCAAAGCTTTCCTGCCCCCAAGGAATGACATGGAGCTGGGTGAGATCTGGTGGATCATTCCAGACACAGTGCTCACTACAGGTGTATACCTTTCTGACAACCGCTTCTATCCACCACCTCCCAAAGGcaaggag GTCATCATCCACAAATTGTTGAGCATGTTCCATCCAAGGCCCTTTGTGAAGACCCGCTTTGGACCCCAAGGCACAGTGGCCTGCCTTACAGCCATAAGTAACTCCTACTACACTATTGCTTTTAG GATTCATGCAGAATTCCAACTCAACCAACCACTCCACTACCCTTTCTGGTTCTGTCCAAGCCAGTTCACGGGACACATCATCCTCTCCAAAGATAGCAGCCATGTCCAGGATTTCAAGCTCTTTGTACCCAATGAAAG GTCTCTGAACGTGGGTTTGCAGTGGTTGCATGGGCCCCTTCTGAATCCACATGTGGATCTTGGTTATCTCCCACAG ATGGAGCTAGAGGCCTCTGGCCCTTCAATGCCATCTATCATCCAGGATGAGAAGAGTAATGAAACTGACAGCTGTCTGCCCTCAGAGGCAGCTAGTCAGCTTAAAATGGAGGATATTCTGTGGCAGCAGGAGCTGAGCAGGGAAGAAGCTGCCCAGCAGCTAGAAAGGGCTATGTATGACTTCAAGAAG GTCCAGTACTTACCTTTCACCAAAGCTTTTGACAGAGCTAGAGCTGAAAAGAAGCTGGTGCATTCAATCATTTTGTGGGGAGCCCTAGATGACCAGTCTTGCTGAG GTTCAGGGCACACTCTTAGGAGTATTGTCCTGAAAAATTCATCAATCCTCACCCTCCTTAATGAGAAATTCATCAGCACTTGGTCTCTTTTTGAGGACTTAGAAAAGATACTG AATGAAGAGAACAAATTCTATAAGAAGCTGGCTCAACTGCAATTGGAGAAATACAAGTTCCCTGTAGAATCACTGGTCTGCCTACCCAATGGAACAGTG GTCAACAACATCCATGCTAATGATTTCTTGTTCAAGACTCCCCCAGGACaccaggaaaatgaaaaaatcttAGCCTCCTATTCTCCTATGTCCTTGAAATCTCCAGAGATCTATGAAGAATTCCTGAGAGAAGGACTCCGAAGAGCTCAGGTCTTTTTCCAGCCCTAA